From Nocardia sp. NBC_00416:
GATCGGGGGCAACGGATCGGGGTGGTTGTTCAGCAACGCGTCCTGGACCCGCAGATGTGTGCCCTCGAAGCTGAAGGGCTCGCGGGATTCCCACAGTTCCCGCACGATGTGCAGGAACTCGCCGGTGCGCTCGTAGCGCTGCTCCTTGTCCAGGAAATCACCGAAGGCGCGCTGTTCGTGCGGTTCGCCGCCGGTCACCACATTGAGCAGCAGCCGGCCCCGGGAATGGCGCTGGAAGGTGCCCGACATCTGCGCGGCCAGGGTGGGGCTGACCAGTCCGGGGCGGAACGCCACCAGGAACTTCAGGGTTTCGGTCGTCTCCACCAGCATGGCGGTGGCCAGCCACGCGTCCTCGCACCACGCGCCGGTCGGGGTGAGCACCGCCTCGAACCCGTTCTCCTCGGCCGCGCCCGCGATCTGGTTCAGGTAGCGCAGCGAGGCGGGCCGGTCGCCGGACATGGCCGTGCCGTGACCTCCGGCCATCAGGCCGCGCGAATCGCCGTAGGTGGGTAGGAACCAGTGGAACGACAGACTCATCCCGAAATCTCCTTCGAGGGGCTCGCGAACGGACGATGCGATGGCCAGCTCCTCGCCGGGCCGGTCTCTGATCCTGACGGACCGCGCTCGCGACGTCACCGGTTGGAATCGGCGGGATTTTTTGGCGGCGAGTGTTTCGCTCTCGCTGCGCCTAACTGGTGAGAGTCGGTTCGGCGTCGGTGATGGTGGGGTGATGACTTCCACCGCACAACCTGTCTCCGATACCGATCTGGACGCGGTGTTCGCGCCGATCTACGCCGATATCGCGACCGGCGCGGTCGAGCGCGAGATCGACCGCCGGCTCGCCCACGACGAAGTACGCCGACTGCGCGCGGCGCATTTCGGTGCGCTGCGGGTACCGGTCGAATACGGCGGGTACGGCGCCAGCGTCCGGCAGTTGTTCCGGCAGCTGATCGAATTGGCCGCGGCCGAATCCAATCTGCCGCAGGCACTGCGCGTGCATTTCGTGTTCGTGGAGGATCAGCTGCTGGCGGAGGCCGGTCCGGCCCGTGAGCAGTGGTTGCGGGCGGTGTCGGCGGGAACGCTGGTCGGCAATGCGATCACCGAACCGGGCGTCGGCGCGGTGGGCCGCTATCAGACGCGGCTCACCGAATCCGAGGACGGCTGGAAGCTGGACGGTACGAAGTACTACAGCACGGGGTCGCTCTACGCCGACCATATTCTCGTCGCCGCCGATCGGGACGGTGAGCGGGTGAGCGTCCTGGTGGACGCCGACGCCGACGGTGTGCGCCAGCACGACGACTGGGACGGATTCGGTCAGCGCCTGACCGCCAGCGGCACCACGGAGTTCACCGGGGTCGCGGTGCCGCAGGACCGGATCCTCGGACCGGGCTACGGTGACGCCGGGGCCACCTATTCGACCTCCTACCTGCAGCTGATCCAGCTCGCGGTGCTGGCCGGAATCGCGCAGCGGGCCGAACGCGACACCCGGGAATGGGTTGCCGCGCGGCGTCGCGGATACACCCATTCGGCGGCCGATCTGCCGCGGCACGATCCGCTCGTGCAGCAGGTGATCGGGCGACTGTCGGCCGCGTCGTTCAGCGCCCGAGCGAGTGTCCTCGCGGTCGCCGATGTGCTCGACGAGGTGCTCGCCGCGGGGGCCACCGAGGAGAAGGGGCTGGTCGAGGCCGAATTGGCCGCGGCCCAGGCGCAACTCGGGGTGATCGACACCGTGTTGTCGGCCACCACACAGTTGTTCGAGGTGGGCGGGGCTTCCATCACGTCGGAGGGGCTGCGGCTGGACCGGCACTGGCGCAACGCGCGCACCATCTCGGTGCACAATCCGGCCGTCCAGAAGGCCCGGGCCATCGGCGACCATCTGCTCAACGGGGCCCAGCTGCCGTTCGCCTGGAGCGCCGGTGAGCGCAAGCCCGCGGAAGAGGCACGCTGATGACCCGGCGGATCCGGTTCAACGCCTTCGATATGAACTGTGTCGCGCACCAGTCACCCGGACTGTGGCGGCATCCGGACGACCAGTCGCACCGCTACAAGGAGATCGGTTACTGGACCGAGCTGGCCGCACTGCTCGAGCGGGGTCGCTTCGACGGACTCTTCATCGCCGATGTACTCGGCACCTACGACGTCTACGGCGGCGACGACCGGGCTGCCCTGCGTCAGGGCGCGCAGATCCCGGTGGCCGATCCGTTGCTGCTGGTGTCGGCCATGGCGGCGGTGACCGACCACCTCGGGTTCGGCATCACCACCGGAACCGGGTTCGAGCATCCGTACCCGTTCGCCCGGCGGCTGTCCACGCTGGACCATCTGACCGGCGGCCGGGTCGGCTGGAACGTCGTCACCGGCTATCTGCCTTCTGCCGCACGCAATTTCGGTGCCGACGATCAGCTCGACCACGACGACCGCTACGACCAGGCCGACGAATACCTGGAAGTGCTCTACAAGTTGTGGGAGGGGTCCTGGGCGGACGACGCGGTCGTGCGCGACCCGGTCGCGAATATCTACGTGGATCCGGCGAAGGTGCACCATATCGGCCACAGCGGGCGGCATTACACCGTCCCGGGTGTGCACCTGTCCGAACCGTCCCCGCAGCGGACCCCGGTGATCTATCAGGCGGGCGCCTCGCCGCGCGGTGTGCGGTTCGCCGCGGAGAACGCCGAGGCGATCTTCGTCGCCGCGCCGTCGAAACGGGTGCTCGCCCAGACGGTGACGAATATCCGGGAAGCGTTGGAAGCGGCCGGTCGCGATCGGCACGCCGCCCGGATCTACGCGCTCGCCACCATCGTCACCGATGCCACCGA
This genomic window contains:
- a CDS encoding acyl-CoA dehydrogenase family protein; the encoded protein is MTSTAQPVSDTDLDAVFAPIYADIATGAVEREIDRRLAHDEVRRLRAAHFGALRVPVEYGGYGASVRQLFRQLIELAAAESNLPQALRVHFVFVEDQLLAEAGPAREQWLRAVSAGTLVGNAITEPGVGAVGRYQTRLTESEDGWKLDGTKYYSTGSLYADHILVAADRDGERVSVLVDADADGVRQHDDWDGFGQRLTASGTTEFTGVAVPQDRILGPGYGDAGATYSTSYLQLIQLAVLAGIAQRAERDTREWVAARRRGYTHSAADLPRHDPLVQQVIGRLSAASFSARASVLAVADVLDEVLAAGATEEKGLVEAELAAAQAQLGVIDTVLSATTQLFEVGGASITSEGLRLDRHWRNARTISVHNPAVQKARAIGDHLLNGAQLPFAWSAGERKPAEEAR
- a CDS encoding LLM class flavin-dependent oxidoreductase — its product is MTRRIRFNAFDMNCVAHQSPGLWRHPDDQSHRYKEIGYWTELAALLERGRFDGLFIADVLGTYDVYGGDDRAALRQGAQIPVADPLLLVSAMAAVTDHLGFGITTGTGFEHPYPFARRLSTLDHLTGGRVGWNVVTGYLPSAARNFGADDQLDHDDRYDQADEYLEVLYKLWEGSWADDAVVRDPVANIYVDPAKVHHIGHSGRHYTVPGVHLSEPSPQRTPVIYQAGASPRGVRFAAENAEAIFVAAPSKRVLAQTVTNIREALEAAGRDRHAARIYALATIVTDATDAAAHRKHEEYLSYASVEGGLVFMSGWMGIDLSRYDLDDPIGEVESNAIRSAVAAFQEFDDDGREWTVRDIGRWAGIGGIGPVFVGSGATVADRLQEWAEETDVDGFNLAYAITPGTFEDIVRYVIPVLTERGAYPGEYVPGTLRNALFERGDRLPPEHRGARYRLGGSGSTVLPDEVSRNVSGELVT